The following proteins are co-located in the Chaetodon auriga isolate fChaAug3 chromosome 23, fChaAug3.hap1, whole genome shotgun sequence genome:
- the LOC143316259 gene encoding uncharacterized protein LOC143316259 isoform X8, whose amino-acid sequence MADGRQPDEHWSSNGQENGENGYSAYSSAYRENGYHGGAAAHPGTTVDDSANLPPSPPPSPSAEQIGPVAQAQPEECISKASCESAMKEDEPQMASLHQKELAIERATPEDADLASIKPPSPSVKEKELSDTSSIEHGNQDRKAIVEGAAECNLPESKAQEANQPLLTEEFSNRKPEDKEGIALPGKSGATMDESKEEPAAALDKVGQDSGSDIRLHETQVTDIQTVDQRQETAKSSPEPEKLKATSDILAGHGSGAKTYFETSSKSHEEESSQTQSYYELSTAAETTLSGETESPIQKLEEQQDRKAKTSSGKVSLEQRSLSLNITVGSSAGQAVTGEKSKTLSERLCPISGSFDESEVYPATPSVESQHQFTPAVSITPTTTESSEDIPTDVETPLPSDKHNSTFERSGSLSEMLDLAGALPRPSLEKREHDHMRRKSMPTNVSALVGSSLAKLALGEQTSKVVGGENQLEELGYCVFSEYSGPMPSPADVPSPGDSPHQRFPSMESEVEEELGNTEVEGVQKVMQQQDHKGIIPEMSQKAVFEKKDAPIKSTLILEKAVTSGVKPDRLRIPMTSSKDRLTEFRLESGLPGDIKIQAIPEVDVEKDPSREASPIPPDNSFTFSLTENGSKAPPTPTTPKSTDDTPQETQVTEEKAGKDVLLEVKAENDQEAEKIDNKQTNLDEGLQKSELKESKQRSDGPEVISSQCLESTEEDCKKIQSEHGTPTRLDSIEKQETSKAVQDLSTGKPLDEKNTQIQFQEVTLDKCSPRPCTSSPVIIIPQAQVEEEADEEDDIEIAEEPQEMMEDAEPPVQAEGHLIKVDGKEEPKKEQVRLMVGDQMVEDDPKSGAEEWSHSAQNSDDGEPATDSSHLSPCSDHDQPVEGGRDEGMGEDKVAEDAQMNRDKGKKEQGEAVKGGQTREREMEEAGLDEVGEEKEQKIMEEDNESEARMGEKEDDIETGQEVEETQTSQAANDETTMDVSILDTDSGWMDSQDDDKSVMTEQIEALPQTQSPTSTPVVDRPAKRAPGRGRGRPGAIESRVLRKVTSHHPPREEIKKKKVGARRADQNKVSALQSRSPSRKSVAKAAARHPRPALLHGSARRKATGMESYQPLSVAHQSRERTTERAYRSPEKRSSLPRPAKSLTRHIPAAEQEDNSTPSRPTSFQSRVDSRSGRGPGMAGTDSARSRSVRSGASTPGSSAVTPGTPPSYSCRTPGSRTPGSHTPKSFSVLQEKKVAVIRTPPKSPSSAQRQLKVLNQPLPDLKNVKSKIGSTSNLKHQPKGGQIQIQSKKIDLSHITSKCGSMSNIHHRPGGGNVRIENVKLDFKDKAHAKVGSLSNASHTPGGGNIMIESHKLTFRESAKARVDHGAEIVVTHSPGIETGGTSPRLSSAGSVNVLESPQLSTLAQDVTAALAKQGL is encoded by the exons ATGGCAGACGGTCGGCAGCCAGACGAGCACTGGTCCTCAAACGGCCAAGAGAACGGCGAGAACGGCTACTCCGCCTACAGCTCTGCCTACAGGGAGAACGGATACCACGGCGGGGCTGCGGCACATCCTGGAACGACAG TGGATGACTCAGCCAATttgcctccctcccctcccccctctccatccgCTGAGCAGATTGGGCCCGTGGCACAAg CCCAGCCAGAAGAATGTATCAGTAAGGCATCATGCGAGTCTGCTATGAAGGAAGATGAACCTCAAATGGCATCGCTACATCAGAAGGAGTTGGCAATTGAAAGAGCAACACCTGAGGATGCAGATCTCGCCTCGATCAaacctccttctccctctgtgaaagagaaagagttgtCTGACACTTCCTCAATTGAGCATGGTAACCAAGACAGAAAGGCTATAGTAGAAGGGGCTGCTGAGTGTAACTTGCCTGAGTCCAAAGCACAAGAAGCAAATCAACCTTTACTGACAGAGGAGTTTTCAAATCGTAAGCCGgaagacaaagagggaattGCCCTACCTGGTAAATCAGGAGCCACTATGGATGAAAGCAAGGAAGAACCTGCGGCGGCTTTAGATAAGGTGGGCCAAGATAGTGGCAGTGACATCAGATTGCATGAGACACAAGTGACTGACATACAGACAGTGGACCAACGGCAAGAAACAGCCAAGTCAAGTCCAGAACCTGAAAAGTTGAAAGCCACATCAGATATTCTTGCAGGGCATGGGTCAGGAGCAAAAACCTACTTTGAGACATCTTCAAAAAGCCACGAAGAGGAGTCATCACAAACTCAGAGCTATTATGaactcagcacagcagcagagacaacgTTAAGTGGGGAAACTGAAAGCCCTATACAGAAACTTGAGGAACAACAAGACAGAAAAGCCAAAACATCATCTGGTAAAGTGTCATTAGAACAAAGGAGTCTCTCCCTGAACATTACTGTTGGGTCTTCGGCAGGACAGGCAGTGACTGGAGAGAAGTCAAAGACCCTCTCAGAAAGGTTATGTCCAATCAGTGGAAGCTTTGATGAATCGGAGGTTTATCCTGCAACACCATCTGTGGAGAGCCAGCACCAGTTTACTCCAGCTGTCTCCATAACCCCAACAACCACTGAATCATCTGAAGATATCCCCACCGATGTAGAAACTCCTTTGCCTTCTGATAAGCACAATTCTACATTTGAACGTTCAGGCAGCCTCTCTGAGATGTTGGACCTGGCTGGAGCCCTGCCTCGGCCATCATTAGAGAAGAGGGAGCATGACCACATGAGACGAAAGTCTATGCCCACCAATGTATCAGCTCTGGTTGGGAGTTCTTTGGCCAAGCTTGCCTTGGGAGAGCAGACCTCAAAAGTGGTGGGAGGGGAAAACCAGCTGGAGGAACTGGGCTACTGTGTCTTTAGCGAGTATTCAGGGCCCATGCCTTCTCCTGCTGATGTACCCAGTCCTGGTGACTCTCCACACCAGCGTTTCCCTTCTATGGAGAGTGAAGTTGAGGAAGAACTTGGGAACACAGAAGTTGAAGGTGTTCAAAAAGTAATGCAACAGCAAGATCACAAGGGAATTATCCCTGAGATGTCTCAAAAAGCAGTGTTTGAAAAGAAAGATGCACCAATAAAGTCTACCCTGATTCTTGAAAAAGCTGTGACAAGTGGAGTTAAACCTGATCGCCTAAGAATCCCAATGACTTCTTCAAAGGACAGATTGACTGAGTTTCGTTTGGAGAGTGGCTTGCCTGGTGACATAAAGATCCAAGCAATCCCTGAGGTAGATGTTGAAAAAGACCCCTCCAGAGAGGCTTCTCCCATCCCACCAGACAATTCCTTCACTTTCAGTCTGACGGAAAATGGAAGCAAGGCTCCCCCAACTCCCACCACTCCCAAATCCACAGATGATACACCTCAAGAAACCCAAGTCACTGAAGAGAAGGCAGGGAAAGATGTCTTACTCGAGGTCAAAGCAGAGAATGACCAAGAGGCTGAGAAGATTGATAATAAACAGACAAATCTAGATGAGGGGTTACAGAAATCTGAGCTGAAGGAATCAAAACAAAGAAGTGATGGGCCTGAAGTTATATCATCTCAGTGTTTAGAGAGCACAGAAGAAGATTGCAAGAAGATTCAAAGTGAGCATGGGACACCTACAAGATTAGACAGCATAGAAAAGCAAGAGACCTCAAAAGCTGTTCAGGATTTAAGTACGGGAAAGCCCTTAGATGAGAAAAATACCCAAATCCAGTTTCAAGAGGTGACTCTGGATAAATGCTCACCAAGGCCATGTACATCCTCCCCAGTGATCATTATACCTCAAGCACaagtagaagaagaagcagatgaAGAGGATGATATTGAGATTGCTGAAGAGCCTCAAGAGATGATGGAGGATGCTGAACCGCCTGTTCAAGCAGAGGGGCATCTAATTAAAGTGGATGGTAAGGAAGAGCCAAAGAAAGAGCAAGTGAGGCTGATGGTAGGCGATCAGATGGTGGAAGACGATCCCAAGTCTGGAGCAGAAGAATGGAGTCATAGTGCCCAAAACAGTGACGATGGGGAGCCTGCGACAGACAGTTCGCACCTGTCTCCATGCTCTGACCATGATCAACCAGTTGAGGGTGGCAGAGATGAAGGCATGGGAGAGGACAAAGTGGCAGAAGATGCACAAATGAATAGGGATAAGGGGAAGAAAGAGCAGGGCGAGGCTGTGAAGGGAGGCCAAACAAGGGAGCGGGAGATGGAGGAAGCTGGCTTGGATGAGGTaggtgaagagaaagagcagaaaattaTGGAAGAAGATAATGAGAGCGAGGCAAGGAtgggagagaaggaggatgaCATCGAGACTGGTCAGGAGGTGGAAGAAACCCAGACCAGTCAGGCAGCTAACGATGAAACCACCATGGACGTCTCCATCCTAGATACAGACAGTGGCTGGATGGACTCACAAG ATGATGACAAAAGTGTCATGACTGAGCAAATCGAAGCCCTTCCTCAGACCCAGAGTCCAACCAGTACACCTGTGGTGGACAGACCCGCTAAACGGGCCCCTGGCAGAGGAAGGGGCCGCCCTGGCGCCATTGAGAGTAGAGTGTTGCGCAAAGTAACCAGCCACCATCCGCCAAGAGAGGAGatcaagaagaaaaaag TAGGCGCGAGGAGGGCTGACCAGAATAAGGTGTCAGCCCTCCAAAGTCGTTCTCCATCTCGAAAGAGTGTAGCCAAAGCGGCAGCCAGACATCCTAGGCCCGCTCTGCTTCACGGCTCTGCTAGACGCAAGGCCACAG GTATGGAAAGCTATCAGCCCCTGAGCGTGGCCCACCAGTCCAGGGAGAGGACCACT gAGAGAGCGTACCGCAGCCCAGAGAAGAGGTCGTCCCTGCCTAGGCCTGCCAAATCTCTGACACGCCACATCCCTGCTGCTGAACAGGAGGACAACAGCACCCCATCCAGGCCAACCT CGTTCCAGTCCAGAGTGGACAGCAGGTCTGGAAGAGGCCCTGGTATGGCAG GCACAGACTCGGCGCGTTCCCGATCAGTCCGCAGTGGCGCCTCCACCCCCGGCTCCTCCGCCGTCACGCCGGGCACGCCCCCCAGCTACTCCTGCCGCACCCCCGGCTCGCGCACCCCCGGCAGCCACACACCCAAGTCCTTCAGCGTCCTCCAGGAGAAGAAGGTGGCGGTGATCCGGACCCCGCCCAAGTCTCCTTCCTCCGCCCAACGGCAGCTGAAGGTTCTCAATCAGCCCCTGCCTGACCTGAAGAATGTAAAGTCCAAGATCGGGTCCACCAGCAACCTCAAGCACCAGCCGAAAGGCGGGCAG
- the LOC143316259 gene encoding uncharacterized protein LOC143316259 isoform X5 codes for MADGRQPDEHWSSNGQENGENGYSAYSSAYRENGYHGGAAAHPGTTVDDSANLPPSPPPSPSAEQIGPVAQAQPEECISKASCESAMKEDEPQMASLHQKELAIERATPEDADLASIKPPSPSVKEKELSDTSSIEHGNQDRKAIVEGAAECNLPESKAQEANQPLLTEEFSNRKPEDKEGIALPGKSGATMDESKEEPAAALDKVGQDSGSDIRLHETQVTDIQTVDQRQETAKSSPEPEKLKATSDILAGHGSGAKTYFETSSKSHEEESSQTQSYYELSTAAETTLSGETESPIQKLEEQQDRKAKTSSGKVSLEQRSLSLNITVGSSAGQAVTGEKSKTLSERLCPISGSFDESEVYPATPSVESQHQFTPAVSITPTTTESSEDIPTDVETPLPSDKHNSTFERSGSLSEMLDLAGALPRPSLEKREHDHMRRKSMPTNVSALVGSSLAKLALGEQTSKVVGGENQLEELGYCVFSEYSGPMPSPADVPSPGDSPHQRFPSMESEVEEELGNTEVEGVQKVMQQQDHKGIIPEMSQKAVFEKKDAPIKSTLILEKAVTSGVKPDRLRIPMTSSKDRLTEFRLESGLPGDIKIQAIPEVDVEKDPSREASPIPPDNSFTFSLTENGSKAPPTPTTPKSTDDTPQETQVTEEKAGKDVLLEVKAENDQEAEKIDNKQTNLDEGLQKSELKESKQRSDGPEVISSQCLESTEEDCKKIQSEHGTPTRLDSIEKQETSKAVQDLSTGKPLDEKNTQIQFQEVTLDKCSPRPCTSSPVIIIPQAQVEEEADEEDDIEIAEEPQEMMEDAEPPVQAEGHLIKVDGKEEPKKEQVRLMVGDQMVEDDPKSGAEEWSHSAQNSDDGEPATDSSHLSPCSDHDQPVEGGRDEGMGEDKVAEDAQMNRDKGKKEQGEAVKGGQTREREMEEAGLDEVGEEKEQKIMEEDNESEARMGEKEDDIETGQEVEETQTSQAANDETTMDVSILDTDSGWMDSQDDDKSVMTEQIEALPQTQSPTSTPVVDRPAKRAPGRGRGRPGAIESRVLRKVTSHHPPREEIKKKKVGARRADQNKVSALQSRSPSRKSVAKAAARHPRPALLHGSARRKATGMESYQPLSVAHQSRERTTERAYRSPEKRSSLPRPAKSLTRHIPAAEQEDNSTPSRPTSFQSRVDSRSGRGPGMAGTDSARSRSVRSGASTPGSSAVTPGTPPSYSCRTPGSRTPGSHTPKSFSVLQEKKVAVIRTPPKSPSSAQRQLKVLNQPLPDLKNVKSKIGSTSNLKHQPKGGQVQILHEKLDFSHVQSKCGSKDNLKHSPKGGNIQIQSKKIDLSHITSKCGSMSNIHHRPGGGNVRIENVKLDFKDKAHAKVGSLSNASHTPGGGNIMIESHKLTFRESAKARVDHGAEIVVTHSPGIETGGTSPRLSSAGSVNVLESPQLSTLAQDVTAALAKQGL; via the exons ATGGCAGACGGTCGGCAGCCAGACGAGCACTGGTCCTCAAACGGCCAAGAGAACGGCGAGAACGGCTACTCCGCCTACAGCTCTGCCTACAGGGAGAACGGATACCACGGCGGGGCTGCGGCACATCCTGGAACGACAG TGGATGACTCAGCCAATttgcctccctcccctcccccctctccatccgCTGAGCAGATTGGGCCCGTGGCACAAg CCCAGCCAGAAGAATGTATCAGTAAGGCATCATGCGAGTCTGCTATGAAGGAAGATGAACCTCAAATGGCATCGCTACATCAGAAGGAGTTGGCAATTGAAAGAGCAACACCTGAGGATGCAGATCTCGCCTCGATCAaacctccttctccctctgtgaaagagaaagagttgtCTGACACTTCCTCAATTGAGCATGGTAACCAAGACAGAAAGGCTATAGTAGAAGGGGCTGCTGAGTGTAACTTGCCTGAGTCCAAAGCACAAGAAGCAAATCAACCTTTACTGACAGAGGAGTTTTCAAATCGTAAGCCGgaagacaaagagggaattGCCCTACCTGGTAAATCAGGAGCCACTATGGATGAAAGCAAGGAAGAACCTGCGGCGGCTTTAGATAAGGTGGGCCAAGATAGTGGCAGTGACATCAGATTGCATGAGACACAAGTGACTGACATACAGACAGTGGACCAACGGCAAGAAACAGCCAAGTCAAGTCCAGAACCTGAAAAGTTGAAAGCCACATCAGATATTCTTGCAGGGCATGGGTCAGGAGCAAAAACCTACTTTGAGACATCTTCAAAAAGCCACGAAGAGGAGTCATCACAAACTCAGAGCTATTATGaactcagcacagcagcagagacaacgTTAAGTGGGGAAACTGAAAGCCCTATACAGAAACTTGAGGAACAACAAGACAGAAAAGCCAAAACATCATCTGGTAAAGTGTCATTAGAACAAAGGAGTCTCTCCCTGAACATTACTGTTGGGTCTTCGGCAGGACAGGCAGTGACTGGAGAGAAGTCAAAGACCCTCTCAGAAAGGTTATGTCCAATCAGTGGAAGCTTTGATGAATCGGAGGTTTATCCTGCAACACCATCTGTGGAGAGCCAGCACCAGTTTACTCCAGCTGTCTCCATAACCCCAACAACCACTGAATCATCTGAAGATATCCCCACCGATGTAGAAACTCCTTTGCCTTCTGATAAGCACAATTCTACATTTGAACGTTCAGGCAGCCTCTCTGAGATGTTGGACCTGGCTGGAGCCCTGCCTCGGCCATCATTAGAGAAGAGGGAGCATGACCACATGAGACGAAAGTCTATGCCCACCAATGTATCAGCTCTGGTTGGGAGTTCTTTGGCCAAGCTTGCCTTGGGAGAGCAGACCTCAAAAGTGGTGGGAGGGGAAAACCAGCTGGAGGAACTGGGCTACTGTGTCTTTAGCGAGTATTCAGGGCCCATGCCTTCTCCTGCTGATGTACCCAGTCCTGGTGACTCTCCACACCAGCGTTTCCCTTCTATGGAGAGTGAAGTTGAGGAAGAACTTGGGAACACAGAAGTTGAAGGTGTTCAAAAAGTAATGCAACAGCAAGATCACAAGGGAATTATCCCTGAGATGTCTCAAAAAGCAGTGTTTGAAAAGAAAGATGCACCAATAAAGTCTACCCTGATTCTTGAAAAAGCTGTGACAAGTGGAGTTAAACCTGATCGCCTAAGAATCCCAATGACTTCTTCAAAGGACAGATTGACTGAGTTTCGTTTGGAGAGTGGCTTGCCTGGTGACATAAAGATCCAAGCAATCCCTGAGGTAGATGTTGAAAAAGACCCCTCCAGAGAGGCTTCTCCCATCCCACCAGACAATTCCTTCACTTTCAGTCTGACGGAAAATGGAAGCAAGGCTCCCCCAACTCCCACCACTCCCAAATCCACAGATGATACACCTCAAGAAACCCAAGTCACTGAAGAGAAGGCAGGGAAAGATGTCTTACTCGAGGTCAAAGCAGAGAATGACCAAGAGGCTGAGAAGATTGATAATAAACAGACAAATCTAGATGAGGGGTTACAGAAATCTGAGCTGAAGGAATCAAAACAAAGAAGTGATGGGCCTGAAGTTATATCATCTCAGTGTTTAGAGAGCACAGAAGAAGATTGCAAGAAGATTCAAAGTGAGCATGGGACACCTACAAGATTAGACAGCATAGAAAAGCAAGAGACCTCAAAAGCTGTTCAGGATTTAAGTACGGGAAAGCCCTTAGATGAGAAAAATACCCAAATCCAGTTTCAAGAGGTGACTCTGGATAAATGCTCACCAAGGCCATGTACATCCTCCCCAGTGATCATTATACCTCAAGCACaagtagaagaagaagcagatgaAGAGGATGATATTGAGATTGCTGAAGAGCCTCAAGAGATGATGGAGGATGCTGAACCGCCTGTTCAAGCAGAGGGGCATCTAATTAAAGTGGATGGTAAGGAAGAGCCAAAGAAAGAGCAAGTGAGGCTGATGGTAGGCGATCAGATGGTGGAAGACGATCCCAAGTCTGGAGCAGAAGAATGGAGTCATAGTGCCCAAAACAGTGACGATGGGGAGCCTGCGACAGACAGTTCGCACCTGTCTCCATGCTCTGACCATGATCAACCAGTTGAGGGTGGCAGAGATGAAGGCATGGGAGAGGACAAAGTGGCAGAAGATGCACAAATGAATAGGGATAAGGGGAAGAAAGAGCAGGGCGAGGCTGTGAAGGGAGGCCAAACAAGGGAGCGGGAGATGGAGGAAGCTGGCTTGGATGAGGTaggtgaagagaaagagcagaaaattaTGGAAGAAGATAATGAGAGCGAGGCAAGGAtgggagagaaggaggatgaCATCGAGACTGGTCAGGAGGTGGAAGAAACCCAGACCAGTCAGGCAGCTAACGATGAAACCACCATGGACGTCTCCATCCTAGATACAGACAGTGGCTGGATGGACTCACAAG ATGATGACAAAAGTGTCATGACTGAGCAAATCGAAGCCCTTCCTCAGACCCAGAGTCCAACCAGTACACCTGTGGTGGACAGACCCGCTAAACGGGCCCCTGGCAGAGGAAGGGGCCGCCCTGGCGCCATTGAGAGTAGAGTGTTGCGCAAAGTAACCAGCCACCATCCGCCAAGAGAGGAGatcaagaagaaaaaag TAGGCGCGAGGAGGGCTGACCAGAATAAGGTGTCAGCCCTCCAAAGTCGTTCTCCATCTCGAAAGAGTGTAGCCAAAGCGGCAGCCAGACATCCTAGGCCCGCTCTGCTTCACGGCTCTGCTAGACGCAAGGCCACAG GTATGGAAAGCTATCAGCCCCTGAGCGTGGCCCACCAGTCCAGGGAGAGGACCACT gAGAGAGCGTACCGCAGCCCAGAGAAGAGGTCGTCCCTGCCTAGGCCTGCCAAATCTCTGACACGCCACATCCCTGCTGCTGAACAGGAGGACAACAGCACCCCATCCAGGCCAACCT CGTTCCAGTCCAGAGTGGACAGCAGGTCTGGAAGAGGCCCTGGTATGGCAG GCACAGACTCGGCGCGTTCCCGATCAGTCCGCAGTGGCGCCTCCACCCCCGGCTCCTCCGCCGTCACGCCGGGCACGCCCCCCAGCTACTCCTGCCGCACCCCCGGCTCGCGCACCCCCGGCAGCCACACACCCAAGTCCTTCAGCGTCCTCCAGGAGAAGAAGGTGGCGGTGATCCGGACCCCGCCCAAGTCTCCTTCCTCCGCCCAACGGCAGCTGAAGGTTCTCAATCAGCCCCTGCCTGACCTGAAGAATGTAAAGTCCAAGATCGGGTCCACCAGCAACCTCAAGCACCAGCCGAAAGGCGGGCAG GTTCAAATTTTGCACGAGAAGCTGGACTTCAGTCATGTTCAGTCAAAGTGCGGCTCCAAGGACAATCTGAAGCACTCGCCCAAAGGAGGCAAT